Sequence from the Segatella copri genome:
CCAGCCCTGCTTGATATTGCCCGCACCTGTTACCTGGCTCCTAAAGAGCCTACATATTTTGCAGAATGGGCAAGTCTCGACTTGCGTGTAAAGCGTTATGATGAAGGAATCAGCGCAGCCACCCATTGCATAGAGTTGGCTCCTGAATATGCTGACGGCTACCTTCTCTTAGGTCTGCTCCAGAAGGAGAAAGGAAATAAGGAAGAGGCCATCAAGAACCTGAAGAAAGCTCAGGAACTCGGCGATTCCCGCGCTGGAGAATATCTCAAGAAAATGAAGTAATTATTTTAGTAATAAGTAAGAAAGTCCGTAGGCATTTTAACAGAACGCCTACGGACTTTCTTTTACATTTTAGTCATGTGGTAACCCAGCATTTTTAGCTCTACGGCTATTCCCATGAGGAACATCTGGTGAAGGGCGGCAACGAAACCACGGAAGGCTTCCTCGCTTCCAGGCTGCAGATTCAGATGAATCAGCTTGCTGTAAGAGCGCGAAGCACATTCTGCCACTACATTCGTAACAGCCTTATGCGCTTCCTCATTCAGCAGCAGAACCTTTTCGCAGATGTAATCATCCATGTGGTCGAAATCTATTCTGTCACGAAGATATTCATAATGATTCTCTACCTTGCTGTAGAGTTCCCAATCCTCATCCCAATACTTGGCAAGTGCCATTCCTACATACATGATCCAACCCAATGAAACCGTAGGATATTTGGCAAACTCGCGAATCGCATCAGGCAGATAACTCTCGCCTACTTTCTGCCACAGCTCTTCCAAATCCGGAGCTTCCGGCAAATGAGCATCTACCTTATCAATACTCAGCAGATATTGATAAAGATCTTCCTTGAAGATCGCTTCAAAATTCTTTTTCTCTTCCATTTATCTTTTCTTTTCTAATATTTTTTTACTGAACTCTGCAAACCCTGATTCCTATCTGCACCGGATGTTTATGCATGTAAGTATAAAGCGTCATCGGTTCATCAATCACTTTCTTGTGAATGCTGCTGGCGTTGAGCAGATGCAATCCGTCTTTGTGCCAGGAAGCAATACCGATGTGGGTCGTGTCGAGCCCCTTCTTGTTGGTAATGATGGCGATAATGTCACCATCGTGAATAGCGTTGCGGAAAACTGCCGTGTTGGCAATCTTACCCTTCGGAACATAACGGTAACGCTTGCCGTTTACACTCTGTTCCAGTTTTCTGATTCCCGATTTCCATTCCGGATGAGCCTTAAGCATCTTATAGCTCGAAACATGCGTACTCATCCAGTTGATGTTCACAGTCTGAACGGCCGAGAAAGGAGGATTGGGCGCAATATTCTTCACGATTCCCTCGCGCTCGTTTGCATCCATCCAAATCGTGAAATAATGCTGGCGCTTCACATAGGAAATCTCTCCGCCCACATAACGCACATTTCGGAGATGTTCACAGAAAGCCGAGAAAGAAGTCTCGTTCTTCTTGGCGCACAGGGTGAGCGCCGTAACCATCTCTACGTATGTGGTGCAGTCCAGCTCACGGGTGTTCACGATGAGCACCTCTTCCTTCGTCCGGTCCAACGTGCCGCCCACATAAGGAACGCCCGCCATCTGCTTGCCAAACCAGAGCATCCAACTGGCTGGTTTCTTCTTCATAGCCCTTGCCTGCTGCAGCAGTCCTACAATCCGCAGACTGTCCTGCCGCTGATAAACCACATTCACCCTGGCTTCTCCCGGAACAGCCAGCATGCAAGCCAGCACGACAGCTGCCATTTTCGTAAATATTTTCATCTCTTCTCTTTTTATATGTTAATGATGACGTTTCCTGCCGAAGTTCACACCCACATATATATTGAGTGAGCCAAACGAATTGTTGGTAGAAAACTGTTTTTTCTTATAGTTGTAGGAATGGATGATGGTGCTGGCGCCCGCGTACCAATGCGTGTTGTTCCACACAATACCGAAGCGGCCTATTCCATCCAGGTTCACATTCTTGAAACTGAAGTTGGTAATGTCCAGATGTTCCCTTTCATTATCCGATTTCGAGCTGTTGTAAGCCACACCTACCGAGAGCGAAGCATTGAAGAGCCAGTTCTTGGCGAAAACCCAGTTGTAAGCATAGCCGCAGGTTACGTTCACATCGCTGTATTTCACCTTGCTGAACATCAGCGAACTGTCTATCTTGGCTTCCGGAGTCCCCCCGTTTGTCAGATTTTTGTTCAGCCGTTCATCTACAAGATTTGTCAGTTTATCCCAGTTCACCTCCAGTTCGTGCTCCGTGTAACCGACTCCCAGAAGCATGGAACCGGCACTTCTCCGCTGCACCGTACTCTGCGAATAGGCGGCAGGATAAGAGAAGCGACGATGGTTGAAGATGTAATAAAGATTGAATCCCTTGATGCTCGATTTGAAACCATCGAAAGGAGCCTTGCGGATAGGGTCACAATCGATGTGCTCACCCAGATTCATCCGCAGAACATGATAGTCATTTCCCGTCTGTCGCCAGAACAGGTCTATTCCCAGCAGAATGCTGTAGAGGCTCAGGTCAAACTCCTTTTTATTAGTGTGGTTATTCCTGAAATTAATGTGCTTCAGGTCGAACGTATAACCCAGAAACACCCATCGCCAGCCCAGATAAGGCCCCAGGCGGTAAGAAGGATCAGGCGAGAAGGAAATGCTCTGTCCTTCGCTGTTTCTGAGCGTATATTCCTCGTAGGTATTGGTGTTCTGCAGCATCACCGTATAATTGTAATGCTGGTCTTCTATATAAGCCGAATCCGTACTGTTGAATTCTCTGAAGAACCGGGTGAACACATCTCCCACCTGATGGAAGAAGGTTTTGCGATGGCGCTCTTTCACGAGGCTGTCCTGGGAATTGGACATGAACATCGTCTTGTTGAAGAGCGTTCCCAGCATGGTAGAATCCACGGGCTCCCCTGCCCTTGCCGAAGTGCAGGCAAGGGAACAGATAAATCCTACTATACAGAAACATCTCTTCATAACTTACGTTTTAATCCTGATGATGAATTTGTAAAAAATCAGTTCTTCCACAAGACTCGGTCCAGCACCCAGTTAACAGCCGTAGCCGAAACGCTGGTGCAGTCGCATTTTCCTATTCCCTGCAGATGCTGAATCACACTCTTGATGAGCGGCAGCTGCACATAAGGCGGATTCGGAACCGTAATCAAGTTCTTTCCTTCGCTCGTAATCACTTCTATCGGCTGGTAAGTGAACACCGAGAATGAGAGCGAACCTTTCTCGCCAATCACCTCGATGCAGTCTTCCTTCGCACTCTCATGTCCCACGAAGCACCAGCTTCCGCTGCCCGGAATTCCACTCTCAAAGAAGAAGCACGCCGAGAGCGTATCTTCAGCCTGATAAAGATGCGCTCTGTTGGCAGGATAGCCGTGCGCACGGGTAATCACACCAAACAGATTCTGGAGCAAATCTATCTGATGAGGAGCCAGGTCGTAGAAATAGCCGCCGCCCGCAATATCCGGCTGCAGTCGCCAAGGCATTTCCTTGCCGCTCTGAAAGTCGAGATCGCGCGGAGGAACCGAGAAGCGCACCTGAACATTCACCACGTTACCGATGGTTCCGCTCTCGATAATCTCCTTTACCTTCTGGAAGTAAGGAAGATAACGGCGATAGTAAGCTACAAAGCAGGGGACACCCGTCTGCTCGCTGATGCGGTTGATGCGGATGCAGTCGTTGTAGCTCGCTGCCAGCGGTTTCTCTATGTAGCAGGGTTTGCCCGCACGCATCGCCATAATGGCGAAGGTGGCGTGAGAAGAAGGTGGCGTGGCGATGTAAACAGCATTCACATCGGGATCTTCTATCAATTCCGATGCATC
This genomic interval carries:
- a CDS encoding N-acetylmuramoyl-L-alanine amidase-like domain-containing protein, whose protein sequence is MKIFTKMAAVVLACMLAVPGEARVNVVYQRQDSLRIVGLLQQARAMKKKPASWMLWFGKQMAGVPYVGGTLDRTKEEVLIVNTRELDCTTYVEMVTALTLCAKKNETSFSAFCEHLRNVRYVGGEISYVKRQHYFTIWMDANEREGIVKNIAPNPPFSAVQTVNINWMSTHVSSYKMLKAHPEWKSGIRKLEQSVNGKRYRYVPKGKIANTAVFRNAIHDGDIIAIITNKKGLDTTHIGIASWHKDGLHLLNASSIHKKVIDEPMTLYTYMHKHPVQIGIRVCRVQ
- a CDS encoding DUF4421 domain-containing protein: MSNSQDSLVKERHRKTFFHQVGDVFTRFFREFNSTDSAYIEDQHYNYTVMLQNTNTYEEYTLRNSEGQSISFSPDPSYRLGPYLGWRWVFLGYTFDLKHINFRNNHTNKKEFDLSLYSILLGIDLFWRQTGNDYHVLRMNLGEHIDCDPIRKAPFDGFKSSIKGFNLYYIFNHRRFSYPAAYSQSTVQRRSAGSMLLGVGYTEHELEVNWDKLTNLVDERLNKNLTNGGTPEAKIDSSLMFSKVKYSDVNVTCGYAYNWVFAKNWLFNASLSVGVAYNSSKSDNEREHLDITNFSFKNVNLDGIGRFGIVWNNTHWYAGASTIIHSYNYKKKQFSTNNSFGSLNIYVGVNFGRKRHH
- a CDS encoding Gfo/Idh/MocA family protein, with amino-acid sequence MKQINWGFIGCGEVTEKKSGPAFNEVEGSQVVAVMSRSENKARSYAERHHVRKWYTDASELIEDPDVNAVYIATPPSSHATFAIMAMRAGKPCYIEKPLAASYNDCIRINRISEQTGVPCFVAYYRRYLPYFQKVKEIIESGTIGNVVNVQVRFSVPPRDLDFQSGKEMPWRLQPDIAGGGYFYDLAPHQIDLLQNLFGVITRAHGYPANRAHLYQAEDTLSACFFFESGIPGSGSWCFVGHESAKEDCIEVIGEKGSLSFSVFTYQPIEVITSEGKNLITVPNPPYVQLPLIKSVIQHLQGIGKCDCTSVSATAVNWVLDRVLWKN